A window of the Lysinibacillus irui genome harbors these coding sequences:
- a CDS encoding RHS repeat-associated core domain-containing protein, with the protein MPFRYQGQYEDVEIGLYYNRFRYYDPEQGNYTQIDPIGLAGGNPTLYGHVSDTNIWIDIFGLSCTKELKKNMNKANKELAKTEGYMKRAWHKEKGSAAHHIVAGDDLRAQPARDILAHYKIDVNSADNGIYLKHIYPNSKQPGAYHRVIHTNKYYEDVNKQIINASKVGGKSAVEKELELIRNELLFDKKVY; encoded by the coding sequence ATTCCATTTAGATATCAGGGGCAGTATGAGGATGTAGAAATAGGATTGTATTATAACCGATTCCGATACTACGACCCAGAGCAAGGGAATTATACTCAGATTGATCCGATAGGTCTTGCAGGAGGAAATCCTACGCTTTATGGGCATGTCAGTGATACGAATATTTGGATTGATATATTTGGGCTTTCTTGTACAAAAGAGCTTAAGAAAAATATGAATAAAGCTAACAAAGAACTGGCCAAAACAGAAGGATATATGAAAAGGGCTTGGCATAAAGAGAAAGGGTCGGCTGCCCATCATATTGTTGCTGGCGATGATTTAAGGGCTCAGCCTGCGAGGGATATATTAGCTCATTATAAAATCGATGTAAATTCAGCTGATAATGGTATTTATTTGAAACACATATACCCAAATAGTAAACAACCAGGAGCGTATCATAGGGTGATTCATACAAATAAATATTATGAGGATGTAAACAAACAAATAATCAATGCAAGTAAAGTTGGAGGGAAATCAGCTGTAGAAAAAGAATTAGAGTTAATTAGGAATGAATTATTATTTGACAAGAAGGTGTATTAA